A region of Streptomyces halobius DNA encodes the following proteins:
- a CDS encoding winged helix-turn-helix domain-containing protein, which produces MLRIHFDDRDVARVQIAAEPDPLWETVLAMHQLAATDREVPVYAAWRARARAELAERGLTRQARLITALAPPNARYFPDFLTPDASRDGLAAGLEALRDTPAERLTAEADRAALSSRLPRWAGALAGGSRKPLDELAAAFREVHRAVIAPDWTEATAAVDADRAARARTLCRGGVDVLLNTLRPTVRWEPPVLQVDYPADRDLWLRGRGLRLIPSHFCWRRPIALADPGLPPVLVHPVEHSTSWAPATSRTCHPQALSALLGRTRARILAALDDPTTTGELARRLRVSAPSASEHVSALREANLARSRRDGGCVVHALTPLGTALLHGELAPVRQPH; this is translated from the coding sequence ATGTTGCGTATCCATTTCGATGACCGGGACGTCGCGCGCGTACAGATCGCCGCCGAACCGGATCCGCTCTGGGAAACGGTGCTCGCCATGCACCAACTGGCGGCCACGGACCGCGAGGTGCCGGTCTACGCCGCCTGGCGTGCCCGCGCCCGCGCCGAACTGGCCGAGCGCGGACTGACCCGTCAGGCCCGGCTGATCACCGCGCTCGCCCCGCCCAACGCCCGCTATTTTCCCGACTTCCTGACCCCCGACGCGTCCCGCGACGGTCTGGCGGCCGGGCTGGAGGCGCTGCGGGACACCCCGGCGGAGCGGCTGACCGCCGAAGCGGACCGGGCCGCGTTGTCGTCCCGGCTGCCGCGCTGGGCCGGCGCGCTGGCCGGGGGCAGCCGGAAACCGCTCGACGAACTGGCCGCCGCGTTCCGGGAGGTGCACCGTGCGGTGATCGCCCCCGACTGGACGGAGGCGACCGCGGCGGTCGACGCCGACCGGGCCGCGCGCGCCCGCACCCTGTGCCGGGGCGGCGTCGACGTTCTGCTCAACACCCTGCGGCCCACGGTGCGTTGGGAGCCACCGGTGCTGCAGGTGGACTACCCCGCCGACCGTGACCTGTGGCTGCGGGGCCGCGGACTGCGGCTGATCCCGTCGCACTTCTGCTGGCGCCGGCCCATCGCGCTCGCCGACCCCGGCCTCCCGCCGGTCCTGGTCCATCCCGTCGAGCACAGCACGTCCTGGGCCCCGGCCACCTCCCGTACCTGTCACCCGCAGGCGCTCTCCGCCCTGCTCGGCCGGACCCGGGCGCGGATCCTCGCCGCCCTGGACGACCCGACCACCACCGGTGAACTGGCCCGCCGGCTACGGGTCTCCGCCCCCTCGGCCAGTGAGCATGTGAGCGCGCTGCGCGAGGCGAATCTGGCCCGCAGCCGACGCGACGGCGGATGCGTCGTACATGCCCTCACCCCGCTGGGCACGGCACTGCTGCACGGCGAGCTGGCACCGGTACGGCAGCCCCACTGA
- a CDS encoding zinc-dependent alcohol dehydrogenase family protein, which produces MKAAVISAPGKVEVTTVEDPAPGPREVVVSVAACGLCGTDLHILQGEFAPSLPVVPGHEFAGTVVATGSAVTELAEGDRVAVDPSLYCHECHYCRIGRNNLCERWEAIGVSTAGGAAEFAVAPVANCVKLPDHVRTEDAALIEPLSCAVRGYDILRSQQLGTQVLIYGSGTMGLMMLELAKRTGAAGVDVVDINPERLATARTLGCTHAAGSADELDRPRGWDVVIDATGNERAIQDALGRVGKGGTFLQFGVADYAARAVVEPYRIYNQEITITGSMAVLHSYERAAELFAAGVLDPEVFISDRLPLEQYAEAMGRFQAGQGRKILVRP; this is translated from the coding sequence ATGAAAGCCGCAGTGATCAGCGCCCCCGGAAAGGTCGAGGTCACCACCGTCGAGGATCCGGCGCCGGGGCCCCGCGAGGTCGTGGTGTCCGTCGCCGCCTGCGGGCTGTGCGGCACCGATCTGCACATCCTCCAGGGCGAGTTCGCGCCCAGCCTGCCCGTCGTTCCCGGGCATGAGTTCGCCGGTACGGTCGTCGCGACCGGCAGCGCGGTCACCGAACTGGCCGAGGGCGACCGGGTCGCCGTCGATCCGTCCCTGTACTGCCACGAATGCCACTACTGCCGCATCGGCCGCAACAACCTGTGCGAGCGCTGGGAGGCGATCGGGGTGTCCACGGCCGGCGGGGCCGCCGAGTTCGCGGTCGCCCCCGTCGCGAACTGCGTCAAGCTGCCCGACCATGTACGCACCGAGGACGCGGCGCTGATCGAACCGCTGTCCTGTGCCGTACGCGGCTATGACATCCTGCGCTCCCAGCAGCTGGGCACCCAGGTCCTGATCTACGGCTCCGGGACGATGGGCCTGATGATGCTCGAACTGGCCAAGCGCACCGGGGCCGCGGGCGTCGATGTCGTCGACATCAACCCGGAACGGCTGGCGACCGCCCGTACCCTCGGCTGCACCCACGCAGCCGGGTCCGCCGACGAACTCGACCGGCCGCGCGGCTGGGACGTGGTCATCGACGCCACCGGCAACGAACGCGCCATCCAGGACGCCCTGGGGCGGGTCGGCAAGGGCGGCACCTTCCTCCAGTTCGGCGTCGCCGACTACGCCGCGCGCGCCGTCGTCGAGCCGTACCGGATCTACAACCAGGAGATCACCATCACCGGCTCCATGGCGGTGCTGCACAGCTATGAACGCGCCGCCGAACTCTTCGCGGCCGGCGTCCTGGACCCGGAGGTCTTCATCAGCGACCGGCTGCCGCTGGAGCAGTACGCGGAGGCGATGGGCCGCTTCCAGGCGGGGCAGGGGAGGAAGATCCTGGTCCGGCCGTGA
- a CDS encoding carbohydrate ABC transporter permease, with amino-acid sequence MTSVPLTLRRPRRPAGSTARRRRRTGGMLVLVAWLCGIAFFLPVAWMVLTSFHSETDAATNPPSVGAGLTLDGYREFFGAGSGISPWPPLINSLTASVASTLLVLALAVPAAYALSIKPVRKWSDVLFFFLSTKMLPLVAGLLPVYLIAQNTGMLDSIWLLVILYTSMNLPIAVWMMRSFLAEVPVEMLEAASTDGAGLHTTLTRIVAPVAMPGIAATALISFIFSWNELLFARVLTGIVAGTSPVFLTSFVTSQGLFLAKVCAAATVISLPVLIAGFAAQDKLVQGLSLGAVK; translated from the coding sequence ATGACCAGCGTGCCCCTCACCCTGCGCCGGCCCCGGCGCCCGGCCGGCTCCACCGCGCGGCGCCGGCGGCGTACCGGCGGGATGCTGGTCCTGGTGGCCTGGCTGTGCGGTATCGCCTTCTTCCTGCCCGTCGCCTGGATGGTGCTGACGTCCTTCCACAGCGAGACGGACGCGGCGACCAACCCGCCCAGCGTCGGTGCCGGTCTCACCCTGGACGGCTACCGCGAGTTCTTCGGCGCGGGCAGCGGCATCAGCCCCTGGCCGCCGCTGATCAACTCGCTCACCGCCTCCGTCGCCTCCACCCTCCTGGTCCTGGCGCTGGCCGTACCGGCGGCGTACGCGCTGTCGATCAAGCCGGTGCGCAAGTGGAGCGATGTGCTGTTCTTCTTCCTCTCCACGAAGATGCTGCCGCTGGTGGCCGGTCTGCTGCCGGTCTATCTCATCGCGCAGAACACCGGCATGCTGGACAGCATCTGGCTGCTGGTCATCCTCTACACCTCGATGAATCTGCCGATCGCGGTGTGGATGATGCGCTCGTTCCTCGCCGAGGTCCCGGTGGAGATGCTGGAGGCCGCGTCGACCGACGGCGCGGGACTGCACACCACCCTGACGCGGATCGTCGCACCGGTCGCCATGCCGGGGATCGCCGCGACGGCGCTCATCTCCTTCATCTTCAGCTGGAACGAGCTGCTGTTCGCCCGGGTCCTGACCGGCATCGTGGCCGGGACGTCGCCGGTGTTCCTCACCAGCTTCGTCACCAGCCAGGGACTGTTCCTGGCCAAGGTGTGCGCCGCCGCCACCGTCATCTCCCTCCCGGTGCTCATCGCCGGATTCGCCGCCCAGGACAAGCTCGTCCAGGGCCTCTCCCTCGGAGCCGTGAAATGA
- a CDS encoding carbohydrate ABC transporter permease: protein MPTQTAERTRPVEAVVPASGRQAARARRAQRTKDWARRAPLLPALVFLIIVTQLPFLATVVISFIRWNALAPDNRGFAAFDNYKAVFTDHAMRSSVLTTVLLTVTVVLVSLLLGLGLALLLDRGFRGRGIVRTLLITPFLVVPVASALLWKHALYNTSYGLLNGVLTWIWGLFGSDNPPQPDWMTDSPLAAVEVSLIWQWTPFMMLILLAGLQSRPTDAVEAARMDGASPFDIFRCLTLPHLRRYLELAALLGTIYVVQNFDAVFTITSGGLGTANLPYTIYQTFYQAHDYGRASAQGVIVVLCSLLVATFALRTVSSLLREEVTR from the coding sequence ATGCCTACGCAGACCGCTGAGCGGACCCGGCCCGTCGAGGCCGTCGTCCCGGCGTCCGGCAGACAGGCGGCCCGCGCCCGGCGCGCACAGCGGACGAAGGACTGGGCCCGGCGCGCTCCCCTGCTGCCCGCGCTGGTCTTCCTGATCATCGTGACCCAACTGCCGTTCCTGGCGACCGTGGTGATCTCCTTCATCCGGTGGAACGCGCTGGCCCCCGACAACCGCGGCTTCGCCGCCTTCGACAACTACAAGGCGGTCTTCACCGACCACGCGATGCGTTCCTCGGTGCTGACGACGGTGCTGCTGACGGTGACCGTGGTGCTGGTCAGCCTGCTGCTGGGGCTGGGTCTGGCGCTGCTGCTCGACCGTGGTTTCCGCGGCCGCGGCATCGTCCGCACCCTGCTGATCACCCCTTTCCTCGTGGTGCCCGTCGCTTCCGCGCTGCTGTGGAAGCACGCCCTTTACAACACCTCGTACGGGCTGCTCAACGGCGTGCTGACGTGGATCTGGGGGCTGTTCGGCAGCGACAACCCGCCGCAGCCGGACTGGATGACCGACTCCCCGCTCGCCGCCGTGGAGGTGTCGCTGATCTGGCAGTGGACACCGTTCATGATGCTGATCCTGCTGGCCGGGCTGCAGAGCCGGCCCACGGACGCCGTCGAGGCGGCCCGGATGGACGGCGCCTCCCCGTTCGACATCTTCCGCTGTCTGACCCTGCCGCATCTGCGCCGCTACCTCGAACTGGCCGCGCTGCTGGGGACCATCTACGTCGTCCAGAACTTCGACGCGGTGTTCACCATCACCTCGGGCGGACTCGGCACGGCGAACCTGCCGTACACCATCTACCAGACCTTCTACCAGGCCCATGACTACGGACGGGCCTCCGCGCAGGGCGTCATCGTCGTGCTGTGTTCGCTGCTGGTGGCGACCTTCGCGCTGCGCACCGTCTCGTCCCTGCTGCGCGAGGAGGTCACCCGATGA
- a CDS encoding ABC transporter substrate-binding protein: MGVTSVALALSLTVAGCSGGFGAASKGGSDSINVLMVNNPQMVDLQKLTAEHFTKKTGIKVKFTVLPEDDLRDKMSQDFSSQAGQYDVASLSNYETPIYARNGWLAPLGERAAKDPQFDQKDILAPLRKSLTAADGKIYAEPFYGESSFLMYRKDLLKAAGLSMPKQPTWREVAKMAAKLDGYRKGLKGICLRGQPGWGQVIAPLSTVVNTFGGTWFTKDWKAKLDSPEFTRATQFYVDLVRQHGEAGAPQAGYTECLNNMQQGKVAMWYDATAGAGSLEGKDSKVAGKVGYAPAPVEKTPSSGWLYTWAWGVQKASTHQDAAWKFVRWASGKEYEQLVGRTLGWASVPGGKRASLYRNQQYLENSGAFAQATKQAISSARPDDAGVQPRPAPGIQFVGVPEFADLGTKVSHEVSSAIAGKQSVSEALKKSQRLAQEVADAYADR, translated from the coding sequence ATGGGGGTGACCTCGGTCGCCCTGGCCCTGTCGCTGACCGTCGCCGGCTGCTCCGGCGGCTTCGGTGCCGCGAGCAAGGGCGGTTCCGACAGCATCAACGTGCTGATGGTCAACAACCCGCAGATGGTGGATCTGCAGAAGCTCACCGCCGAGCACTTCACCAAGAAGACCGGCATCAAGGTGAAGTTCACCGTACTGCCGGAGGACGACCTGCGGGACAAGATGAGCCAGGACTTCTCCAGCCAGGCCGGACAGTACGATGTGGCCAGTCTCAGCAACTACGAGACGCCGATCTACGCCCGCAACGGATGGCTCGCGCCGCTCGGCGAACGGGCGGCCAAGGACCCGCAGTTCGACCAGAAGGACATTCTCGCGCCGCTGCGCAAGTCCCTCACCGCCGCCGACGGCAAGATCTACGCGGAGCCCTTCTACGGCGAATCGTCCTTCCTGATGTACCGCAAGGACCTACTCAAGGCCGCCGGACTGAGCATGCCCAAGCAGCCGACGTGGCGCGAGGTCGCCAAGATGGCCGCCAAGCTGGACGGATACCGCAAGGGCCTGAAGGGCATCTGCCTGCGCGGCCAACCCGGCTGGGGCCAGGTGATCGCCCCGCTGTCCACGGTCGTCAACACCTTCGGCGGCACCTGGTTCACCAAGGACTGGAAAGCGAAGCTCGACAGCCCGGAATTCACCAGGGCCACCCAGTTCTACGTCGATCTGGTGCGTCAGCACGGCGAGGCGGGCGCCCCGCAGGCCGGCTACACCGAGTGCCTCAACAACATGCAGCAGGGCAAGGTCGCCATGTGGTACGACGCGACCGCCGGCGCCGGCTCGCTGGAGGGCAAGGATTCCAAGGTCGCCGGCAAGGTCGGCTACGCGCCGGCGCCGGTCGAGAAGACGCCGAGCTCCGGCTGGCTCTACACCTGGGCCTGGGGCGTGCAGAAGGCCAGTACGCACCAGGACGCGGCGTGGAAGTTCGTCCGCTGGGCCTCCGGCAAGGAGTACGAGCAGCTGGTGGGCCGCACGCTGGGCTGGGCCAGCGTGCCCGGAGGGAAGCGGGCGTCTCTCTACCGGAACCAGCAGTACCTGGAGAATTCCGGGGCGTTCGCCCAGGCGACCAAGCAGGCGATCAGCTCGGCCCGGCCCGATGATGCGGGTGTGCAGCCGCGTCCGGCGCCCGGTATCCAGTTCGTCGGTGTCCCCGAGTTCGCCGATCTGGGCACCAAGGTCTCGCACGAGGTGAGCTCGGCGATCGCCGGGAAGCAGAGCGTCTCCGAGGCCCTCAAGAAGAGCCAGCGGCTGGCGCAGGAGGTGGCCGATGCCTACGCAGACCGCTGA
- a CDS encoding DeoR/GlpR family DNA-binding transcription regulator, producing MRAEERQHRILALVRQSGRVEVADAAVEFDVSRETVRRDLSELERRGLVRRTHGAAYPVESAGFETTLARRETQLVAEKRRIAASAAQLIGEAETVFVDEGYTPELVATQLPTDRPLTVITASLRTASLVSASESTTVLLAGGRVRSRTQATVGSWARDMLARFVIDLAFLGANGISRDHGLTTPDPAVADVKAQAVRSSRRRVLVGVHSKFGASSFCRFAEVSDMNTIVTDAGLSAPEAHRYSLLGPQVLRV from the coding sequence ATGAGGGCCGAGGAACGCCAGCACCGCATCCTCGCGCTCGTCCGGCAGTCCGGCCGGGTCGAGGTCGCCGATGCCGCGGTGGAGTTCGACGTCTCCCGGGAGACCGTGCGGCGCGATCTGAGCGAGCTGGAGCGCCGTGGCCTGGTCCGGCGGACGCACGGCGCGGCGTACCCCGTCGAGAGCGCCGGTTTCGAGACCACGCTGGCCCGGCGTGAGACCCAGCTGGTGGCGGAGAAGCGGCGGATCGCCGCATCCGCGGCCCAGCTGATCGGCGAGGCGGAGACGGTGTTCGTGGACGAGGGGTACACGCCCGAGCTGGTCGCGACGCAGCTGCCCACCGACCGTCCGCTGACCGTGATCACCGCCTCGCTGCGGACCGCGTCCCTGGTCTCCGCGTCCGAGTCCACCACCGTGCTGCTGGCCGGCGGCCGGGTCCGTTCCCGGACGCAGGCGACGGTGGGCTCCTGGGCCCGGGACATGCTCGCGCGGTTCGTGATCGACCTGGCGTTCCTGGGGGCCAACGGCATCTCCCGGGATCACGGGCTGACCACCCCCGATCCGGCCGTCGCCGATGTGAAGGCACAGGCCGTCCGCTCGTCGCGGCGGCGGGTGCTGGTCGGCGTGCACAGCAAGTTCGGGGCCAGCAGCTTCTGCCGGTTCGCCGAGGTGAGCGACATGAACACGATCGTCACCGACGCCGGGCTCTCCGCACCGGAGGCCCACCGCTACTCCCTCCTGGGGCCGCAGGTGCTCCGGGTCTGA
- a CDS encoding STAS domain-containing protein, translating to MSSEMRSLAVTAIVQEEECAVLRVSGELDLRTEQTFLDEARSVVSAGHRFLVLDLTALRFCDSRGLSCLLALEWLCRRLEGRLLLASLGVRMLRLLVGTQSLGVFACFPTVGHALAAVPDAVRPAWPPKAEGPSV from the coding sequence ATGAGCTCGGAAATGCGGTCGTTGGCGGTCACTGCGATCGTGCAGGAGGAAGAGTGCGCGGTCCTGCGGGTCAGCGGGGAACTGGACCTCCGCACCGAGCAGACGTTCCTCGACGAGGCCCGGTCGGTCGTCTCGGCCGGCCATCGCTTCCTCGTGCTCGACCTGACCGCACTGCGCTTCTGCGACTCCCGGGGCCTGAGCTGTCTGCTCGCCCTCGAATGGCTCTGCCGGCGCCTGGAGGGCCGGCTGCTGCTGGCCTCGCTCGGCGTACGGATGCTGCGCCTGCTGGTCGGCACCCAGTCCCTCGGCGTCTTCGCGTGCTTCCCCACCGTCGGCCACGCCCTCGCCGCCGTCCCCGACGCCGTCCGCCCGGCCTGGCCGCCGAAGGCGGAGGGGCCGTCCGTGTGA
- a CDS encoding sialidase family protein — protein MNPVHPLALAALLVASGASLPAAPAVEPRAAHPLFESRALALSGQGAHTYRIPALTTLPDGALLAAYDRRNDSAADLPGDVDVMVRRSTDNGRTWSAPRAVVDYDGGAGAGDPSLVVDRGTGRVFLFHAYAPNGIGFANAGAGNAHDSTSILHTDYSYSDDGGRSWRNRRITKDLKDPSWHGIFASSGTGIQLSTGRLLQQYAFRKADGSMWAASAYSDDHGESWRLGEPVGPLMDENKTVELADGRVMLNSRTSSTKKRLVAFSRDGGLSYGTPVADGTLIDPVNNAAILRYDPTARPDRARAHWLLFSNTASTTARENLTVRLSCDDGRSWPVSRVVAPGPSAYSTLTRLKDGTFGLLYESGPYKKITFVRFDGEWLGAMRCPVAPSSPR, from the coding sequence GTGAATCCCGTCCACCCCCTTGCACTGGCGGCCCTGCTCGTGGCCTCAGGCGCCAGCCTGCCCGCCGCACCCGCCGTCGAGCCGCGCGCAGCGCACCCCCTGTTCGAATCGCGCGCCCTGGCGCTCTCCGGCCAGGGCGCGCACACCTATCGGATCCCAGCCCTCACCACCCTCCCCGACGGCGCCCTCCTCGCGGCCTACGACCGGCGCAATGACAGCGCGGCCGATCTGCCCGGCGATGTGGATGTGATGGTGCGGCGCAGTACCGACAACGGACGGACCTGGAGCGCCCCCCGGGCGGTGGTCGACTACGACGGGGGTGCGGGCGCGGGTGACCCGAGCCTGGTGGTCGACAGGGGCACCGGCCGGGTCTTCCTCTTTCACGCGTACGCTCCCAACGGCATCGGCTTCGCCAACGCGGGTGCGGGCAATGCGCATGACAGCACCAGCATCCTGCACACCGACTACAGCTATTCGGACGACGGTGGCCGCAGCTGGCGGAACCGGCGCATCACGAAGGACCTCAAGGACCCGTCCTGGCACGGCATCTTCGCGTCGTCCGGCACCGGTATCCAGCTGTCCACCGGCCGGCTGCTGCAGCAGTACGCGTTCCGGAAGGCCGACGGCAGTATGTGGGCGGCCAGCGCGTACAGCGACGACCACGGCGAGAGCTGGCGTCTGGGGGAGCCGGTCGGGCCGCTGATGGACGAGAACAAGACGGTGGAGCTGGCCGATGGCCGGGTGATGCTCAACAGCCGCACGTCCAGCACCAAGAAGCGGCTGGTGGCCTTTTCGCGGGACGGCGGGCTGAGCTACGGCACACCGGTCGCGGACGGCACGCTGATCGACCCGGTCAACAACGCGGCGATCCTGCGCTACGACCCGACGGCGCGGCCGGACCGCGCGCGGGCCCACTGGCTGCTGTTCAGCAATACGGCGAGCACGACGGCACGCGAGAACCTCACCGTCCGGTTGTCCTGCGACGACGGGCGGAGCTGGCCGGTCTCCCGGGTCGTCGCTCCGGGTCCGTCGGCCTACTCGACGCTGACCCGGCTGAAGGACGGGACCTTCGGGCTGCTCTACGAGTCCGGCCCGTACAAGAAGATCACTTTTGTTCGGTTCGATGGTGAGTGGCTGGGAGCGATGCGCTGCCCGGTCGCGCCGTCGTCACCCCGATGA
- a CDS encoding RNA polymerase sigma factor, translated as MWITFEAFHTTHSRKWLTYAYLHTGSKASAREVTRAAYRRLYHLWPHALRQASVEAFAWSVLKECVVEWLYDHQQPTALTETAAFAVVTQALLRECQQQFALLESQLGLYAAISRLPERQCDVIVLRHVIGYGDGQIAALLGVDEATVRSHASRGKRKLAAALGIDQGTTRGNRP; from the coding sequence TTGTGGATAACCTTCGAGGCTTTCCACACGACGCACTCCCGGAAGTGGCTGACCTACGCCTATCTGCACACCGGCAGCAAGGCGTCGGCCCGCGAGGTCACCCGCGCCGCCTACCGCCGGCTGTACCACCTCTGGCCGCACGCGCTGCGCCAGGCCTCGGTCGAGGCGTTCGCCTGGTCGGTGCTCAAGGAGTGCGTGGTGGAGTGGCTGTACGACCACCAACAGCCCACCGCCCTCACCGAAACCGCCGCCTTCGCCGTCGTCACCCAGGCCCTGCTGCGGGAATGCCAGCAGCAATTCGCCCTGCTGGAAAGCCAGTTGGGGCTCTACGCGGCCATCTCGCGGCTCCCGGAGCGGCAGTGCGATGTGATCGTGCTGCGGCATGTCATCGGATACGGCGACGGGCAGATAGCGGCACTTCTCGGCGTGGACGAAGCCACCGTCCGCTCCCATGCCAGCCGGGGCAAGCGCAAGCTCGCCGCCGCGCTCGGTATCGATCAAGGAACCACTAGGGGGAACAGACCATGA
- a CDS encoding SAM-dependent methyltransferase, giving the protein MSDTEPVVDLRLDRAHSSRIYDYMLGGKTNFLADRMAAGSVLSVFPAALAAARINREFMHRATRFLAESGMRQYLDIGTGIPTPPNLHDIAQGIVPDARVLYTDNDPIVLAHAAALLRGTPEGRTAYLQADVNDPASILESPRLLDTLDLGRPVVLSLNALMHFVTDDGRDHAHTIVETLKDALPSGSVLAMTHATPDVDPEVMRKIINIYRDAGTALQFRSRAEFLRFFDGWELLEPGITLSHQWRPDHPEDATHVTDAEAGCYAGVARKP; this is encoded by the coding sequence ATGAGCGACACCGAGCCCGTGGTGGACCTGCGGCTCGACCGGGCCCACTCGTCCCGGATCTATGACTACATGCTCGGCGGCAAGACCAACTTCCTCGCCGACCGGATGGCCGCCGGAAGCGTGCTGAGCGTCTTCCCGGCCGCCCTGGCCGCCGCCCGCATCAACCGGGAGTTCATGCACCGCGCCACCCGCTTCCTCGCGGAGTCCGGGATGCGGCAGTACCTCGACATCGGCACCGGCATCCCCACCCCGCCGAATCTCCACGACATCGCTCAGGGAATCGTCCCCGACGCCCGGGTGCTCTACACCGACAACGACCCGATCGTCCTCGCGCATGCGGCCGCCCTGCTGCGCGGCACTCCCGAGGGCCGCACCGCGTACCTCCAGGCCGATGTCAACGACCCCGCGAGCATCCTTGAGTCGCCCCGGCTCCTCGACACCCTCGACCTCGGCCGGCCGGTCGTTCTGAGTCTGAACGCCCTGATGCACTTCGTCACCGACGACGGCCGGGACCACGCCCACACCATCGTCGAGACCCTCAAGGACGCGCTGCCCAGTGGCAGTGTCCTGGCCATGACGCATGCCACGCCGGACGTCGATCCGGAGGTGATGCGCAAGATCATCAACATCTACCGTGACGCCGGCACCGCCCTCCAGTTCCGCTCCCGCGCGGAGTTCCTCCGCTTCTTCGACGGCTGGGAACTGCTGGAGCCGGGCATCACCCTCTCCCACCAGTGGCGCCCCGACCACCCGGAGGACGCCACCCACGTCACGGACGCCGAGGCCGGCTGCTACGCGGGGGTGGCCCGTAAGCCGTGA
- a CDS encoding PTS-dependent dihydroxyacetone kinase phosphotransferase subunit DhaM: MSAANEPVAGGAGLVGIVLVSHSGPVAESVAELAVGLAGGGAEAPIAAAGGTPDGGFGTSAELIAEAARRVDRGAGVALLADLGSAVLTVKALIAEGDELPGSAQLVDAPFVEGAVAAVVTASAGADLTAVAAAAEEAYGYRKE; the protein is encoded by the coding sequence GTGAGCGCGGCGAACGAGCCGGTGGCCGGCGGGGCGGGCCTGGTCGGGATCGTACTGGTATCGCACAGCGGGCCGGTCGCCGAGTCGGTCGCGGAGCTGGCCGTCGGGCTGGCCGGCGGCGGCGCGGAGGCACCGATCGCCGCCGCGGGCGGTACGCCGGACGGGGGGTTCGGCACGAGCGCGGAGCTGATCGCGGAGGCGGCGCGGAGGGTCGACCGCGGTGCGGGCGTGGCGCTGCTGGCCGACCTCGGCAGCGCCGTGCTGACCGTCAAGGCCCTGATCGCCGAGGGGGATGAACTCCCCGGGAGCGCACAGCTGGTGGACGCACCGTTCGTGGAGGGCGCGGTGGCCGCCGTCGTCACCGCCTCGGCCGGCGCGGACCTGACCGCGGTCGCGGCGGCGGCCGAGGAGGCGTACGGCTACCGCAAGGAGTGA
- the dhaL gene encoding dihydroxyacetone kinase subunit DhaL, translated as MSKTAFDAALIVRWMTVSAAAVDREAGRLTELDAAIGDADHGSNMQRGFTAVVKALETEPPATPGAVLITAGRQLISTVGGASGPLYGTLLRRSGKGLGEAPQVTAEELRAGLQAGVEAVARLGGAAPGDKTMLDALAPGVEALAVSFDAAAEAAERGALATVPMLARKGRASYLGERSIGHQDPGATSSALLFAALAEVAK; from the coding sequence ATGTCCAAAACGGCCTTTGATGCCGCGTTGATCGTCCGCTGGATGACGGTGTCGGCCGCGGCCGTCGACCGGGAGGCCGGCCGGCTCACCGAGCTGGACGCGGCCATCGGCGACGCCGACCACGGCAGCAATATGCAGCGCGGATTCACCGCCGTCGTCAAGGCCCTGGAAACGGAGCCGCCGGCCACGCCCGGTGCCGTGCTGATCACCGCCGGACGGCAGTTGATCTCGACCGTGGGCGGCGCGTCCGGGCCGCTGTACGGGACGCTGCTGCGGCGCAGCGGCAAGGGGCTCGGCGAGGCCCCGCAGGTGACCGCCGAGGAGCTGCGGGCGGGTCTGCAGGCGGGGGTGGAGGCGGTGGCCCGGCTCGGCGGCGCGGCACCCGGCGACAAGACGATGCTCGACGCCCTGGCTCCGGGCGTCGAGGCGCTGGCGGTGTCCTTCGACGCCGCGGCCGAGGCCGCCGAGCGGGGCGCGCTGGCGACCGTACCGATGCTGGCGAGGAAGGGCCGGGCAAGCTATCTGGGAGAACGCAGTATCGGGCATCAGGATCCGGGGGCGACGTCCTCGGCGCTGCTGTTCGCGGCCCTGGCGGAGGTGGCGAAGTGA